One part of the Armatimonadota bacterium genome encodes these proteins:
- a CDS encoding sulfite exporter TauE/SafE family protein → MEYAVVCSVALVASLLTLLSGFGLGTILLPAFALFFDAATAVAMTAVVHLANNLFKSGLLARMADWEIALKFGLPGALAAIGGAQILLMLEGDQVKRLIGALMIAFALFDLIPRLQSLSFSRRALPVGGLISGFFGGLSGHQGALRAAFLTKLGLSATAFVATNVVIAIMVDLARIPVYAASWRHGFANWELVASACVAAFVGAVIGARLMRKTAMGFIRYLVGALMVAIGLAMVAGWI, encoded by the coding sequence GTGGAGTACGCTGTCGTCTGCAGCGTCGCGCTCGTCGCCTCGCTGTTAACGCTCCTATCCGGCTTCGGGCTGGGCACGATCCTGCTGCCCGCCTTCGCCCTCTTTTTCGACGCGGCGACCGCCGTAGCCATGACCGCGGTCGTGCACCTGGCGAACAACCTTTTTAAGTCCGGCCTGCTGGCGCGAATGGCCGATTGGGAGATCGCGCTGAAGTTCGGCCTGCCCGGCGCGTTGGCGGCCATAGGCGGCGCGCAGATCCTGCTGATGCTGGAAGGCGATCAGGTAAAGCGGCTCATCGGCGCCTTGATGATCGCCTTCGCGCTGTTCGATCTCATCCCCCGCCTGCAGAGCCTCTCGTTTTCTCGACGAGCGCTGCCCGTCGGCGGGCTGATCAGCGGCTTCTTTGGCGGCCTGTCCGGGCATCAGGGCGCGTTGCGAGCGGCATTCTTGACCAAATTAGGCTTGAGCGCGACGGCGTTCGTGGCGACCAACGTCGTGATCGCGATCATGGTCGACTTGGCGCGGATACCGGTCTATGCGGCCTCCTGGCGGCATGGATTTGCGAACTGGGAGTTAGTCGCGTCGGCCTGCGTCGCTGCCTTTGTCGGCGCCGTGATCGGCGCCCGGCTGATGCGCAAAACTGCCATGGGCTTCATCCGCTACCTGGTCGGAGCATTGATGGTCGCGATCGGCCTTGCGATGGTAGCGGGCTGGATTTAA